The Astatotilapia calliptera chromosome 14, fAstCal1.2, whole genome shotgun sequence genome includes a region encoding these proteins:
- the tmem160 gene encoding transmembrane protein 160 — MAFLTLFMRRQLPQAVCHYARLVKQVRPPAAGATLRRLHGSARQRVADKGPWGKSRGPEQQQYQLTDLDKADALMLRKSHETGFLSWFRNGLLATGIGVIAFVQSDVGREAGYAFFILGGACVSFGGASYIGSLFALRRMMLLSVPALLFQGAVVGSVALFWLCAVSLYIGRLEVEIIHEGEEGEDEEECRECRERREHRGYRGPHDSEDSDGKGQNK; from the exons ATGGCTTTCTTGACTTTGTTCATGAGAAGGCAGCTGCCGCAGGCCGTGTGTCACTACGCCCGGCTGGTGAAGCAGGTCCGGCCGCCGGCCGCCGGTGCCACGCTGCGGAGACTGCACGGCTCAGCCCGGCAGCGGGTCGCGGATAAGGGGCCGTGGGGGAAGAGCCGGGGGCCGGAGCAGCAGCAGTACCAGCTCACAGACCTCGACAAAGCCGACGCTTTG atgctgAGAAAGTCCCATGAAACAG GCTTCCTCTCGTGGTTCAGGAACGGTCTGCTGGCGACCGGGATCGGAGTCATCGCATTCGTCCAAAGCGATGTGGGACGAGAAGCAGGATATG CCTTCTTTATCCTGGGAGGTGCGTGCGTGTCGTTTGGCGGTGCCTCGTATATTGGCAGCCTCTTTGCCTTGCGGAGGATGATGCTGCTGTCTGTGCCAGCACTGCTGTTCCAAGGAGCCGTGGTGGGCAGCGTCGCCCTCTTCTGGCTCTGCGCTGTATCGCTCTACATCGGACGATTAGAGGTGGAGATCATCCAcgagggagaggagggagaggatgaagaggagtgCCGAGAGTGCCGGGAGAGGCGCGAACACCGGGGTTACCGTGGCCCCCACGACAGTGAGGACAGTGACGGCAAGGGGCAAAACAAGTAG